The sequence TTTACATCAAGATACTTTAACTTATATTGATATTATTAAATTACTTACTAGTATTGATTCAGTGTGTAGTATTCAAGTCACATATAATCATGAACATAATGCTTTTTTTAGAATGCATACTTTTTATGATTTTCTAAGACATTTGGATCTTTTGAAGAGAAGTAGTGTTATGTGTGATGATAGACTACTTAGAACTTTATTAAATCTTCTTGTAATTAATATTGAAAATATACATGTGTCATCTAAAAAAGAATTAATTCAACTAGGTATACATATAGAACAAATTAGTGATGCATATAATCAAAGAAGTAATTATGAATTGATTAATAAATATATGACAATTATATTTAACAAAGTACGACATAAGTATATTGAAACTAATTTAGTGAATATATCAGTTATAATACCAGTATATAATGTAGCAGAATATATTAGTGAATGTCTTGAAAGTATCTATAATCAGACCTTCAAGAATTTTGAAGTAATATGTGTTGATGATGCATCTACTGATAACTCCATGAAAATTCTTAAAAAATATAAGCATAAACATGAAAATATGTATATTTTAAAAAATAGTAGTAATAGTGGAGTTTCTATTGCTAGAAACAAGGCAATGAAATATGCTACAGGTAAATACATATTATTTGTAGATCCCGATGATCTAGTATATAATAAACAAGCATTTGAAAACTTATATAAAATATCTGAAAATAATAATTTAGATATGCTTCTGTTTAAAAGCTATGAATATGATGATATAACCAAACAACAAAGTACAAGTAAATATAATGATATTCAAATACTTGATGAATTCACAAATACTATTTTTAAGTATGATGATATTAGTGAACATGACTTTTTTGGTATTAATGTAACAGTTTGGAGTAAAATATATAATCGTGAATTTCTTGAAGATATAAATGCATCATTCATACCAGGTATTATTCATCAGGATAATGGATTTTTCTATCATGTATTTATTAAAGCAAGACGTGTATCATTTATTGATGCATATTATTATAATTACAGAGTAAATAGGCGAAATTCTGCAATGTATAATCTTAAAACAGGAGATAAACCACAAGTTAATAATCATGCAACAGATATTCTTGTTTTATGTGATAATATGTTAAATACGTTTATAACAGGAAATGTGTATGATAAGTATAAGAAGTATCTTCTAATTAGAATTACTAATTATGCAAAAAATAGGTATTATAGTACTAGTAAATATGATAGGCCAAGGTTTTATTCTATGATGAAAGAATTATTTAATAAAATGATAACACAATACAAGGTTTATGATGATTTAAGTTTAGTTTCTGAGGAGAATAAGAAATTCTTTGATGATGTTATTAATGATACATTAAACTAGGTTTTTATGTTAAGCAACATTTAAAAAAAAATAGGAGAAGATAAAAGGATTTTATGATATTTAATTATTTCATGAATCTAGTTATCATCCTGTCTTAGTTTTCCATAATAGTATCTTGCTGTTGCTCCACTATCTATAAGAAAATCAGAAACTGTGATAAATGATTCTTTTTCCTGATTGATTGGATATTGTTGCTTCTAGTTCTCCTTCTTTTATTATTTTTCCTACTTCTTCTAGTAGTACTGCTGTTCTATAGAGATCTACTTCTAGATTTTCTAGAGGATATATCTTATTCCCTATATTTTTATGTCAAATTCTACATTGTTTCTTATTTGACTTATATTTTCTGTATGTTCTATTTTTTTTATCCATGATAAGTATTTTCTTTCCATATACTATTTTTCTTGTTATTATTATGTCTATTTTCTAATTATTATTTATTTAATTTAATAGAAACGTGTAATTTAACAAAAACATGAATATTCTAAATTTAAAAAGAAATTTGTTAAAAAAAAAGTATTGTGATGAAAGTTTAATTATCTTGACTTTCATTATATATTAATCCATACATGTATGCATTGAACATTACAATAAATGGTTTTATTAGTAATACTAGTATTAAATCTCCTATTAATGGAATTATGCTAATTAATGATCCTATAAAGAAGATTAGTTCTGATATTATACTACTTATAATTATTAGTGTTATGTATTTTGTCCATCCTATATGTGTTATATT is a genomic window of Methanosphaera sp. WGK6 containing:
- a CDS encoding glycosyltransferase; translated protein: MFLSVVVLINSPVDELNKCLNSFLSQDLKDFNIICVDYDTTRYDCIDIDLKEKLDVSLVLIDDSYATHNFYKVIDSINSEYVFIMKSCEYLMDDSFIRTIYANRTSSIIKLSADDNSKDMLDLSDDLVIKRNLFDLHQDTLTYIDIIKLLTSIDSVCSIQVTYNHEHNAFFRMHTFYDFLRHLDLLKRSSVMCDDRLLRTLLNLLVINIENIHVSSKKELIQLGIHIEQISDAYNQRSNYELINKYMTIIFNKVRHKYIETNLVNISVIIPVYNVAEYISECLESIYNQTFKNFEVICVDDASTDNSMKILKKYKHKHENMYILKNSSNSGVSIARNKAMKYATGKYILFVDPDDLVYNKQAFENLYKISENNNLDMLLFKSYEYDDITKQQSTSKYNDIQILDEFTNTIFKYDDISEHDFFGINVTVWSKIYNREFLEDINASFIPGIIHQDNGFFYHVFIKARRVSFIDAYYYNYRVNRRNSAMYNLKTGDKPQVNNHATDILVLCDNMLNTFITGNVYDKYKKYLLIRITNYAKNRYYSTSKYDRPRFYSMMKELFNKMITQYKVYDDLSLVSEENKKFFDDVINDTLN